From Carya illinoinensis cultivar Pawnee chromosome 5, C.illinoinensisPawnee_v1, whole genome shotgun sequence, one genomic window encodes:
- the LOC122308961 gene encoding uncharacterized protein LOC122308961 isoform X1 — MGETEVSKTTVGVHQNKGNGPFKAFDSAFSSLFVQLPHTLQNCLMSRFQRLAKDMEGVKLGTPALRKEKGSSTPWEVDLEKQMLAWSENPSWVDDQPPKIKVSVPKGSLCNLNVKVNIGLPPDAVYNIVTDPDNKRVFKNIKEVISRKVLVDEGLRQVVELEQAALWRFLWWSGTISVHVLVDQNREDHSMKFKQVKTGFMKKFEGCWTVDPVFVDEKICFPLKPKTWKDYFACTGGKGRVGSKVSLEQLIQPALVPPPPISWYLRGITSRTTEMLINDLLAEAARIRGDFCPEKSGKELETSKEKFDECLAHNNMCDIKERWALHRRNAKQGQRRLLTAN, encoded by the exons ATGGGTGAGACAGAGGTTTCGAAAACAACTGTAGGAGTCCACCAGAACAAGGGAAATGGACCCTTCAAGGCATTTGATTCggcattttcttcactttttgttCAGCTCCCTCACACGCTTCAGAATTGTCTCATG TCTCGTTTCCAAAGGTTAGCAAAGGATATGGAAGGAGTAAAATTGGGGACCCCTGCTTTAAGAAAGGAGAAAGGATCATCTACTCCTTGGGAAGTTGATCTGGAAAAGCAGATGCTAGCATGGAGTGAAAATCCATCATGGGTTGATGATCAACCTCCAAAAATAAAG GTCAGCGTACCAAAAGGTTCTCTTTGCAACCTCAATGTAAAAGTTAATATTGGGCTGCCTCCAGATGCAGTATATAATATTGTGACAGACCCTGATAATAAGAGGGTTTTCAAGAATATTAAG GAAGTAATATCCAGAAAGGTTTTGGTTGATGAAGGTCTGAGGCAGGTGGTAGAATTGGAGCAAGCAGCCTTATGGAGATTTCTTTGGTGGTCAGGAACCATATCGGTTCATGTTTTAGTAGATCAAAACAGAGAAGATCACTCG ATGAagttcaagcaagtgaagacaGGGTTTATGAAAAAGTTCGAAGGGTGCTGGACAGTAGATCCTGTGTTTGTTGATGAAAAAATCTGCTTCCCCCTTAAGCCAAAGACATGGAAAGATTATTTTGCATGTACTGGAGGGAAAGGAAGGGTTGGCTCAAAAGTGAGCTTGGAGCAACTGATACAACCGGCCCTtgttccaccaccacccatctCCTGGTATCTCAGGGGAATAACCTCCAGGACAACAGAGATGCTGATAAACGATCTGCTTGCTGAAGCTGCCAGAATTAGGGGAGATTTTTGTCCCGAAAAATCTGGTAAAGAGCTTGAAACATCCAAGGAAAAGTTTGATGAATGCCTAGCCCATAATAATATGTGTGATATCAAAGAAAGATGGGCACTGCATAGAAGAAATGCAAAGCAAGGTCAGAGAAGGCTTCTGACTGCCAATTGA
- the LOC122308961 gene encoding uncharacterized protein LOC122308961 isoform X2 yields the protein MGETEVSKTTVGVHQNKGNGPFKAFDSAFSSLFVQLPHTLQNCLMSRFQRLAKDMEGVKLGTPALRKEKGSSTPWEVDLEKQMLAWSENPSWVDDQPPKIKEVISRKVLVDEGLRQVVELEQAALWRFLWWSGTISVHVLVDQNREDHSMKFKQVKTGFMKKFEGCWTVDPVFVDEKICFPLKPKTWKDYFACTGGKGRVGSKVSLEQLIQPALVPPPPISWYLRGITSRTTEMLINDLLAEAARIRGDFCPEKSGKELETSKEKFDECLAHNNMCDIKERWALHRRNAKQGQRRLLTAN from the exons ATGGGTGAGACAGAGGTTTCGAAAACAACTGTAGGAGTCCACCAGAACAAGGGAAATGGACCCTTCAAGGCATTTGATTCggcattttcttcactttttgttCAGCTCCCTCACACGCTTCAGAATTGTCTCATG TCTCGTTTCCAAAGGTTAGCAAAGGATATGGAAGGAGTAAAATTGGGGACCCCTGCTTTAAGAAAGGAGAAAGGATCATCTACTCCTTGGGAAGTTGATCTGGAAAAGCAGATGCTAGCATGGAGTGAAAATCCATCATGGGTTGATGATCAACCTCCAAAAATAAAG GAAGTAATATCCAGAAAGGTTTTGGTTGATGAAGGTCTGAGGCAGGTGGTAGAATTGGAGCAAGCAGCCTTATGGAGATTTCTTTGGTGGTCAGGAACCATATCGGTTCATGTTTTAGTAGATCAAAACAGAGAAGATCACTCG ATGAagttcaagcaagtgaagacaGGGTTTATGAAAAAGTTCGAAGGGTGCTGGACAGTAGATCCTGTGTTTGTTGATGAAAAAATCTGCTTCCCCCTTAAGCCAAAGACATGGAAAGATTATTTTGCATGTACTGGAGGGAAAGGAAGGGTTGGCTCAAAAGTGAGCTTGGAGCAACTGATACAACCGGCCCTtgttccaccaccacccatctCCTGGTATCTCAGGGGAATAACCTCCAGGACAACAGAGATGCTGATAAACGATCTGCTTGCTGAAGCTGCCAGAATTAGGGGAGATTTTTGTCCCGAAAAATCTGGTAAAGAGCTTGAAACATCCAAGGAAAAGTTTGATGAATGCCTAGCCCATAATAATATGTGTGATATCAAAGAAAGATGGGCACTGCATAGAAGAAATGCAAAGCAAGGTCAGAGAAGGCTTCTGACTGCCAATTGA
- the LOC122308960 gene encoding pantothenate kinase 1-like, protein MDLGVGEVGTPGNSKPHQPSGQISHLALDIGGSLIKLVYFSTYDDVDDETGRSATESLSVYNGNKKYPALKGRLHFAKFETTKINDCLEFIQKNQLHLGGCQHLQSSPIDKTVIKATGGGAYKYADLFEEKLGICLDKEDEMDCLVAGANFLLKGIHQEAFTYMDGQKEFVQIDHNDLYPYLLVNIGSGVSMLKVDGDGKFERVSGTNVGGGTFWGLGRLLTNSKSFDELLELSHKGNNRVIDMLVGDIYGGMDYSKIGLSSTTIASSFGKAISDSKELADYRPEDIARSLLRMISNNIGQISYLNALRFGLKRIFFGGFFIRGHAYTMDTIAVAVHFWSKGEAKAMFLRHEGFLGASGAFRSYGKRGLDDLMLQLIQQFPFTASPAGDI, encoded by the exons ATGGATCTTGGTGTTGGAGAGGTTGGAACGCCGGGGAATTCGAAGCCTCACCAACCCAGCGGTCAAATTTCCCATTTGGCTCTGGATATCGGAG GATCTCTCATTAAGTTGGtgtatttttcaacatatgACGATGTTGATGATGAGACGGGGAGGTCAGCTACGGAGAGTCTCAGTGTTTATAATGGTAATAAGAAATATCCGGCTCTTAAAGGAAGGCTTCATTTTGCCAAGTTCGAAACGACCAAGATAAATGATTGCTTAGAGTTTATACAGAAGAATCAGCTTCATCTTGGTG GATGCCAGCATCTCCAGTCTTCTCCAATTGACAAGACCGTAATTAAG GCCACAGGTGGTGGGGCATACAAGTATGCAGATCTCTTCGAAGAGAAGCTTGGCATTTGTCTTGACAAGGAGGACGAAATGGACTGTCTTGTTGCCGGAGCTAATTTTTTACTTAAG ggaATCCATCAAGAAGCGTTTACATACATGGATGGACAGAAGGAATTTGTACAAATTGACCATAATGATTTGTACCCCTACCTCCTTGTTAATATTGGGTCTGGTGTCAGCATGCTCAAG GTGGATGGAGATGGGAAGTTTGAGAGAGTGAGTGGAACAAATGTTGGTGGTGGAACATTTTGGGGTTTGGGAAGGCTCTTAACAAACAGCAAGAG TTTTGACGAGTTGCTGGAATTAAGCCATAAGGGAAATAATAGAGTGATAGACATGCTCGTGGGGGACATCTATGGTGGAATGGACTATTCAAAG ATTGGTCTTTCTTCAACAACTATCGCTTCTAGCTTTGGCAAAGCAATTTCTGATAGTAAAGAACTTGCAGATTACAGACCAGAAGATATTGCCCGGTCCCTGTTAAGAATGATTTCAAATAATATTGGGCAG ATCTCTTACTTAAATGCACTCAGATTTGGGCTCAAGCGTATATTTTTTGGAGGATTTTTCATTCGGGGTCATGCTTATACCATGGACACAATAGCTGTTGCAGTTCATTTCTG GTCTAAAGGCGAGGCTAAAGCAATGTTCTTGCGGCATGAAGGATTTCTTGGAGCATCGGGTGCGTTCAGGAGCTATGGAAAGCGTGGCCTTGATGACTTGATGCTCCAGTTAATTCAGCAATTCCCATTCACTGCTTCCCCTGCAGGAGATATCTGA